Within Paenibacillus sp. RUD330, the genomic segment GGCAATGCCGGTGGCGACGGCTTGAATGCCCGCCTCTTCGAGCACTTCCCGCTGCACGGTCTCATGCAGCTGCTCCAGCTGTTCGGCGTATCCGCCGGGATTGGTCCAGTATCCCCTTCCCGGTTCCTGGGCACGCCGCACGAGCAGCAGCTTGCCGCCTCGCTCCACCAAGGCGCCGACTCCGACGCTGTAATGGCCCCAATGAACGAAGCTGCACGAAACACAAGCCCGTCTCGGCGTTCCGTCGATATCCCTCGTCTCCATGGCATCCCCGCATGCGGAGCAAAAATTGACTTCCATATGCCCACTCCTCTGAAATCATTCGCGCGGCCGTCCTGCCGTCGCCTCTTTTGATGGCTTGGCACCGAGCCTTCCATCCGTGAAATAACGAGCTGAAGACGTTTAATCCCTATACTATCGAACTATCGCTCCATCCGCCATCGGTATTTTCGGCGGGAGGAGCGATTTCGGCGGCGAGGCCTGAACGGCACTTATCCAAAATAATACAGGCAAAACAAAAAGACATGCGGAAAGGAATTCCGCATGTCTGCCAAGTCTGCCGATCTTACTCCTGCGTCTCGAACTTCCAGTTGGGGACGCCCTGATCCTCGATGATGCCGAGGGCGACATCCGCGATATCGGGATCGCCGAGCAGGCTGTCCCTGACCTTGAAGATGATGTCGTCCGCATTCGCCAGCGTAAGGCCCGGCTCCAGCTCGAGTGTGCCGTCGATATGATAATAGCGGCCTTCCTGAAGGATCCTCATCTGGAAGATGTCCCGGACTTGAGGATGCGCCAGGATGATGCGGGCGACCTTGTCCTCGACATCCCTCGGCGCGGCAACGCCGATCAAGCCGACCATATTGTCGTAGCCGACCCGGAAGGCGACGCCGATCATGAGGAAGCCGATGAGGATGGTCGAGATGCCGTCCAGCAGCTCGAAGCTCGTCAGCGACGTCACGATGACCGCGATCAGCGCGAGCAATGCTCCTGTCGTGGCGACGAGATCCTCGTAGAAGACCAGCCGGGTCGGAGGGGCGGCCCTGCCTACGTTGCGGAAGGCTGCGGCGACGATGCCCGTTCCCTTGGCTTCCACCCGGGCTTCATGCATGATCTCCTTCATCGCCTTGACGAGTACGAATCCGTCCACCGCCAGCGACAGGAGCAGCACGATCAGATTGAGCCAGAAGCCGCTCGAATGGACCGGATGCGCAAGGAGATGAAAGCCTTCGCGGATCGTTTCATACGCCATGACGGTGACGACGAGAACGGCGATCATGCAGAACAGATTGATGACACGTCCGAATCCGGTCGGAAACCGCTTGGTCGGCTTCTTCTCCGCCAGGACGCTGCCTGCGAACACGAACCCCTGATTGATCGCGTCGGCGATGGAATGCATCGTGGATGCGAACATGGCGCCGCTTCCCGTCGTGGCGGCGGCGATGCCCTTAACGATGGCAAGGCCTGTATTGCCGATCGCCGCTGTCGCGGACGAAGTGTTTCCTTTCTTCACTAATTGCCAGAAGCCGGTTTTCGTCGAATCGGTAGTCATCGTAGCGTTTCCTCCTGTAAGTTCCAAACTGAAGCGGTTATACGCAGATGCCGCCCGTTATGTTTCGGAATTTCGACACCGAAACGCTGCCGGAATCAGGTTCCGCAGAAGGTACGGTAGGAGCCTGCGGATTGTCCGGATGAAACAGCGAATTCGTCTTGGCCGGGACGATGGCCGTAAGGGTTTTCGAGCGCCGCCAGCAGCTTTTCCATGACGCTCGGATCTCCTTGTTCCGCCGCCGCCAGCGCTTCTTCCACCCGATGATTGCGCGGAATCACCGCCGGATTGCTGGCGCGCATCAGAACGGCCGACTGCTCGGCCGTCTGCGGCTGCCTGTCCAGTCTCGCCTGCCGCTTGGCCATCCAAGCCGAGAATGCCTGCGAATCGCACAGGATGTCGTCCGGCATCCGCTTGCCGGTCGCCAGGAAGCGGAATGTGTTCGTATAGTCGGCCCTATGCTCCTTCATCAGCCGCAGCAGCTCGTCCACGAGCTCTTGATCCTCAGGCTCTTCATGGAATAAACCGAGCTTAGCGCGCATTCCGTCCAGCCAGTGCCTGCCATAGGACTCGGCGAATCTTCTGAGCTCATGCTCGGCCAGCCGGACCGCCTCTTCCTCGTCGTCATGCAGCAGCGGCAGCAGCGACTCCGCCAGGCGGGCTAGGTTCCATGCCGCGATCTGCGGCTGGCTGCCATAGGCGTACCGACCTTGCGAATCGATGGAGCTGAACACGGTGGCGGGATCGAAGGCATCCATGAAGGCGCAAGGCCCGTAATCGATCGTTTCCCCGCTGATCGCCATGTTGTCGGTATTCATCACGCCATGGATGAAGCCGGCGAGCATCCACTTCGCGATCAGCGAAGCTTGGCGGAAGATGACCTCCCGGAGCAGGACGAGATGGCGGCCGGCATCGTCCGGTCTGTAGAGGCCGGCATAATGCCTCCGCAAGGCATAGTCGGACAGCCGCTCGAGATCGTCCATCGTCCCCCACTGTGCCGCGAACTGGAACGTTCCGACTCGCAGATGGCTGGCGGCCGTCCTCGTCAGGACGGCGCCGGGCAGCACGGATTCGCGGTAAACCTCATCTCCCGTTGCGGTCACGGCGAGGCTGCGCGTCGTCGGAATGCCGAGTCCGTGCATCGCTTCGCTGATGATATGCTCCCTCAGCATCGGCCCCAGAGCCGCCCTGCCGTCTCCGCGGCGGGAATACGGCGTCGGTCCGGAGCCCTTCAGCTGGATATCGATCCGATGCCCCTCAGGGGTGATCTGTTCACCGAGCAGGATCGCCCTGCCGTCGCCAAGCCTGTTGAAATGCCCGAACTGATGGCCGGCATAGGCTTGGGCCAGCGGCTCCGCTCCTTCCGGAACGGCGTTGCCGGACAGGTAATCGGCTCCCTGACCGCTGCGAAGCGCCTCGGGATCCAGTCCCATGGCGGCCGCCAGCCGCTCGTTGAGCACGATCAGGCTCGGGGACGATACGGGCTTGGGATCGAGCCGGGTAAAGAAGAGCTCCGGCAGGCGGGCGTAGCTGTTGTCGAAGTTCCAGCCAAAGCTGGTCTTGCTATCGGTTTCTTTCATGACATCTCCATTGGAATTCGAATTTGGCATCATTTTCTTATTATACCCTGAGACGGCCCGCTTTCCTCGCTTCATCGAGATTTATGCGGATCCTCAAGTCCAGGCAGCTCCGAAACCAGCCCGGATGATAACAGAAAAACAGCCGCGCTATCCGCGCGGCTGAAGAGGCTGATTCATGCATGAAGGAATCAGATCTTGAACTTGCTCACGATTCCGGTCAGATTTTCCGCCATCTGCTGCAGCTGCTCCGAGGAGCCGGCCACTTGGCCCATAGCCGCGGATTGCTGCTCCGCCGCCGTGGCGATGCTGCCCGCAAGCTTGGCCGCGGTAACCGCGATCCTTTCCAGCTCGTCAAGCGAGGCGGCGATCTCCTCGGTCCCTGCCGACATCTGCTCCGAGGAAGCCGATACCTCCTGCACCTGGCTGTTCACTTCCTGAATCGATTTTACGATGGAGCTGAACGCCAGACCGGTCTGCTGGGCGATTTCCGTTCCATACCTCGCTTCATGGGCCGAACGCTCCAGCGATGCCGCCGCCCCGCTCGTGCCGTTGCCGATTGCCGACAATATTTCCGTGATCTGCTTGGAAGAGGACACCGAACGCTCGGCCAGCTTGCGGATTTCCTGGGCGACGACCGCGAAGCCCTTGCCATGCTCGCCCGCGCGGGCCGATTCGATCGAAGCGTTCAGCGCGAGCAGATTGGTCTGGCTCGCGATATCCGAGATCATCGCCATGATCTCTCCGATTCTGCCGCCATGCTCCTCCAGCTCCCGAATGATCGCGGCCGTGTCGTTCAGATCGATTTCGATTTTTCTCATCTGCCCGACGACGCGCTCCATGTCGCCTTCGCCATCAGCCGCTTTCTCCGACGTCTCGGCGGCGAGCTCCGATACGATCGAGGTGGATTCGGCGATGCGCTGGATGCCGATCGCCATTTCCGTCATCGCCGTCTGGCATTCCCTCGTGCTCTGGAATTGCTGCTCGGAGCCCGCTGCCGCCTGGCCTGTCGAAGCGGCGATCTCATTCGTCGCCTCCACGGCCTGCCTCGAGCTGTCCTGAAGCCGGTTGGAGGAGCTGGACACGCTCCTCGCCGCCAGCTGGATGTTGCCGGTGAGCTCCCGCAGGCTGGCGATCATCCGGTTGAAGGCTGCGGCTGCCTGTCCGATCTCATTTTCGCTGTTGACCGGAATTTCTTGGGTCAGATCGCCTTCCGCCGCCAGCTTCGCCACTTCGGCCAGCTGACGAAGCGGCTTGAGCGTGCGGTAGACGAAGTAAATGATGAGCAGGAGAGCGACTACGGTGAATCCTCCCCCGGCCAAAATATCCTTCCACAACATCCGGGACAGGCTCGACTTGACGTCATCGTAGTGGAAATCGACGCCGAACAGGGCGAGCGTCTTGCCTTGGGCGTCCTTGATCGGGGACAAATACGAGACCCACTCGCCTTCGGAATCGGCGTAAGGAACCGTCAGCGCGAAGCCTTCCTTCATCGCCTTGTTGAACGCATCCTCGAAAACAGCGGACATCTCGTAGACGGAGCCCGGCTGCATGGCTTCGGTATCCATATTTCCCTGAAGATTGACAAGGGCGCGCTTACCGCCGTCTTCCCGGACTTCGGGCAGCATCAGATAGGCGTTGCTGATGACGAGGTCTTCGGCGGACATGGCGACGAGCTGCGCCTTGAGCATCTTGAAGGCTTCTGCCGCGGGAGCTTCCTTGCGGTCCAGCACAGCCGATGCTTCCGCGATCTCGACGGCATGGAGCTGCACCTGGCCTTTCATGGCCTTGCCCAATTCGCGCAGCTGGTTGTGGAACTCATTTTTCTGGCTCTGATAGGCAAAAGCCGCAGTCAGGCTCATGACCCCGAGGAAAAGGACAGCCAGCAGCAGCACGCTCGTTCGAATCAGACTTCGTTTGGGCAAGAACCGGTATTTTTTCATTCAATAGGCAACCTCTCATGTTGGGATAGTATTATATCGACATTGATGAGGCGATCCTTTAGATATTTCCCGGCAGCGGACAACTTTTTGATAGCATGGCTATGACTATGCCGAAGCGATCCGCGGCCGGTCCAGAGACGGCAAAAAAAGCCCCAGGCGGACCGGGGGCTTGATCAAAAGGCTTGATCAAAAGGCTCAATAAACCGCTTTCCACTCCGCGATGTTGCCCGCATCGAATTTGAACGGATCACCGAGCATGATCTGCGTGCCGTCTCCGTCCTGGATGACTTCCTTCTCGCCAAGCTTGCCGGCGGCGATCTTGTCGCCGACCTTGCCTGTGATCTTGCCGCTTACGAGACCTTCGGAAGCGAAACCGGCCAGGTAGCCGACATCGATCGGGTTCCACAGATACATCCATTGGCAGATGCCGCTTTCAATGTACTCGGCCATTTCGCTCGGAAGACCGAGTCCCGTCAGCTGGACCTTGCCTTTGAGGCCTTTGTCCGTAAGCACCTTGCCGGCTGCCGCCACGCCTACGGTCGTAGGAGCGATGATGCCCTTCAGGTTCGGGTAGGACTTCAGCAGAGCTTCCGTCTCGGATACGCTCTTGTCGCGAAGATCGTCGCCGTAAGCGACTTTCACCAGCTTCACGTCCTTGTACTTCGGATCTTCAAGCTCCTTCTTCATCCATTCGATCCATGCGTTCTGGTTCGTCGCCTGGGACGTTGCGCTCAAAATGGCGATTTCGCCGGAGCCGCCGATCATGTCCACGATGCCCTGGACCAGCGTGCGTCCGATCCGCTCGGGATCGGCTTGGTTGACGTGCAGCTGGCGGCTCTCGGCGTTGACGGCCGAATCGAGCGAGACGACTTTGATGCCGGCGTTCATCGCCTTCTCAAGCGCCGGCTGCAGCGCGTCCGGATCGTTGGCGGCGATGGCGATGGAGCTTACCTTCTGGGAAATGAGCTCGTCGATCATCGCGATTTGGGCTTCGGCCGTAGGCTGGTCGGGAGCTTTCAGGATGACCTCATGGCCGAGCTCCTGTATCGCTTCCTTGTACCCCTCCATCTCCTTCTCTCCGTAAGGGTTGCCGGTATTCTTGAAGATGATGGCATACTTCTGCTTGTCTCCGGCAGCGCCTCCGGATGTGCCTTCCTGTCCCGCATTGGCGCCGTTGCCGTTGGAGCTGCAGGCGGCCAGCAAGCCCACGATCAGGATGGCGGATACGAGCGTTGCAACGATCTTTTTCATTTTTCTTTCCTCCCTTTCAGCTGTAAGCAAGGTCATCTATGCAAAGCGGCAGAAGCGCGTCGCAAGCCTGTTCAGGTTTTGCGGCCGCCGGCCCGGCGCAGCTTGATCTGCGGGATGGCGACGGAGAAGATCAGGAGCAGGCCGAGAATGATGAGCAGCGATTGGGCGGATACGTTGACCAGGCCCAAGCCGTAGCGGAGGAAGCCGATCAGGAAGACGGCGAGGATCGCGCCGATCATCCTGCCTTTGCCCCCAGCCGTGCTGATGCCGCCGAGCACGACCATCGCGATGACCTCCAGCTCATAGCCCGTTGCGATGTTGGGACGGGTGCTCCCCATCCGGGAAGTGAGGAACAGGGCGGCGACTGCGGACATCAGGCCGGTGAGCGTGAAGACGATGATCTTGATCCGGTCTACCCGCACCCCGGAGTAGCGGGCCGCCATGGCGTTGTTGCCGATGGCGTACACCCTCCGCCCGAAGGCGGTGCGGTGCAGCAGATAGGCGAACCCGACAGCGAAGACGGCGAAGGCGATCAGGATGAACGGGATCGAGCCGGCATAACCCCAGCCGAGAAATTTGAACCAGGCCGGGAATTTGCCCGATGCCTGATCCTCCAGCAGCATATAGGCGATGCCGCGGTAGATGATCATGGTCGACAAGGTGACGATGACGGCGGACAATTCCTTGAACCGCACGATCAGCATTCCGTTGATCCAGCCGCACGCCGTGCCGACGGCCAGACAGATGAGCATCGCCAGCGCCATGGGCACGCCATGGTTGTACAGATCGGCCATGATGACGGAGGACAAGGCGATGATGGAGGCGACCGAGATGTCGATGTCCCCCATCAGGATGATGAACACCATCGGCAGCACGATGAACGCTTTGTCGAGGAAGCCCATCGTGGCGTCCCTGAGGTTGGCGTAGTCCAGGAAGTAGGACGACAGATTCGTATTCATGATGAAGATGGCGGCGATCAGGACGACGAGCAGCCATTCCCACTGGAGGATGAACGCCTTCAGGGAGAACTCTCTCCTGTTCGCGAGCAGTCGGGGTTCCATGTTATAGCTTCCTCCTCATCAGGTTGGTGCGGTCGATTCCCCGCTTCACCATCGCATTGATCAGGACGGCGACGAGGATGATGGCGCCCTGGATGAACATCTGCCAGAACGGCGACACGTTGATCATCGGCAAGGCGTTGTTCAGGATGCCGAGCAGGATTGAGCCGAGGATGATGCCGGATATTTTGCCCACTCCGCCTGCGATGCTGACGCCGCCGAGGACGCAGGCCGCGATGACGCTGAGCTCGTATCCGGATGCCGTATCCCCTTGGGCGGAGGCGAATTTGGACACCCACAGCACGCCGGCGAGCCCGGACAGTCCGCCCATGATCGTATAGACGAGCCAGAGAATTCTGCCGGAGCGGATGCCGCTCACCTCGGCCGAATCGGGATTGCTGCCGACGGCGTAGATTCTGCGGCCGGTGCGGGTATGGCTGACAAAGCAAGCTGCGATGATGTAGACGACGATGGCGATCAGAATCAGATTGTTGATGCCGAGCACGCTTCCGGTCGCGATCCCCTTGAAGCTGGCCGGCATCTGATGGGCGCTGATCCATTTGCCGCCGCTGGCCTCGAAGGTGAGTCCGCGGAAGACGTTCATCATGCCGAGGGTGGCGATGATCGGGAGGATCCTCCACCACGAGACGAGCATGCCGATGATCATGCCGCACAGCAGGCCGATTCCGACGCCGATCGCCACCGCGATCAGAGGATGGATGCCCGGAACGTTTTTGACCGTCAAGGCGGACACCATTCCGGACAGCGCAAGCGTCGCTCCGATCGACAGATCGATGCCGCGGGTGATGATGACGAGCATCATGCCGACGGCCAGAATGGAGAGAATGGCAGTATTGGTCGCGATATCGGTCAGATTCTCCAGCGTAAGGAAGCTCGGATTGCGGAGCTGGACGCCTGCCGACAGCAGGATAATGAAGACGAGCAGTCCAAGCTCCCTGAACTTGGCGACCGTCGCGCTAAGCGAAGGCTTCTTGGACTTGGCGGCAACGGCTGCGCGGCCGTCTGCCGAAGCCTGAGGGGCCGGCTCGCTGCTCATGCTCCCACCCCCTTGGCTCGGCTGTCGTCCATGGAAGCGGACAGGATCGCTTCCTGTGTCAGGCCCTCGCGGTCCAGCACAGCCGTGATTCGGCCTTCCCTCATGACGGCCACCCGGTCGCACATGCCGATGATCTCCGGCATCTCGGACGATACCATGACGATGCCGTAGCCTTGGCACGCCAGCTCGCTGATGATTTCATAGATGGCCGATTTGGCGCCGACATCGACGCCTTTTGTCGGCTCGTCGAGGATGAGCACATCCAGATCCGCATTCAACAGCTTGGCGAAGACGACCTTCTGCTGATTGCCGCCGGAGAGGGAGCTGACGAGATCGAAGACGCTCTTGGCCTTCACTCTCAGCTTCTCCGCCAGCCGCTTGGAAGTCTCCTGCTCCTTGCGGAGGCTGATGCCGCCTTTCTCCCGGAACTTCTCCAGCGTCGGCAGCGTGATGTTGGCGCCGATGCCCCATTCCAGCACGAGTCCCTGCTTCTGCCGGTCCTCGGGCAGATAGCCGATGCCGGCTCTCATCGCGTCGAGCGGATTCCTCAGGCTCCGCCTGGCGCCGTGGATGTAGATGCTTCCCGCATCGGGCCGGGCGATGCCGAACAGCGTCTCGCACACCTCCGTCCGGCCCGCGCCGACGAGGCCGGTCAGGCCGAGAATCTCGCCGCGCCGCAGCGAGAAGGAAATATCCGCGAAGTAGCCGGTTCGGCCCAGTCTCTCGACCCGCAGCAGCTCCTCCCCCCGCTCCGCCTCCGTCTTGGGGAACAGCTGGGAGATTTCCCGGCCGACCATGGCGACGATCAGATCGTGGTTGGAGATTTCATCGACGTTCCAGGTCCCGATGTATTTCGAATCCCGGAATACCGTGACGCGGCTGGCCAGCCGGTACATATCCTCGAAGCGGTGGGAGATGAATATGATGGCTTTGCCCTGATCCCGCAGCCGCTCCGCAATCCGGTACAGCTCCTCGCTCTCGCTGCCGGTCAGCGCCGCCGTCGGCTCGTCCATGATGATGATCTTGGCGTCGACCGAGAGCGCCTTGGCGATCTCGACGATCTGCTGCTCGGCGACGCTCAGCGAGCCCATCGGCGTTTTCGGGCTGAAGGCGGCTCCGAGCTCGTTCAGCAGGCGTCCGGCCTCCTCATGCATCTCGCTCCAGCGAATGCGTCCTGTACCGCGCCGGACCTTTTCGTGGCCCATGAAGATATTCTCGGTGACGCTGAGATCGGGGTAGCAGGTGACATGCTGGTAGATGGCTGCGATGCCTGCCTTCTGGGCATCGGTCGGATGGCGGAAGTCCACCCTGGCTCCGTCCAGGAACACCTCTCCCTCCTCCGGCGAGTACACCCCTGTGATCACTTTGATGAATGTCGATTTTCCCGCGCCGTTCTCCCCCATGAGAGCGTGGATTTCGCCCGGCTTCAGCTTGAAGTAGACTTGATCGAGCGCCTTGACGCCGGGAAATATTTTGGTGATGCCGTTCAGCTCCAGAACGTATCCTGTCTCGGACATGACCTTACCTCCTCGGACTGTTTCTTCGAAGTTCCCTCTTATGTCTCTACCTTACATCCAGGACGGCAGGCCAAGAAGGAGACAAAGCTCGGTTAAGGGGGAAAGGCTTCGGCAGTTGGCAGCGCTTGCATAAGATTGTCCGGCCTGCTCTTCCTCGGAAGAATCGATGCGGCAGCGGATCTCCTTGGAACGATACGTCATCGAGGGCTCCTGCAGCCCAAAAAAGGCATGACCGGGGCTTGCTCCGACAAGGAGCTTGCTCAGGCCATGCCAGCTTGAAAGGAACGGATCGAGCAATCCTTCCTCCGCAATTTTTGGGCAGGATTAATCGCTCATCCATCATCTAGACCATGCCTCCCAGCGTTCGGGCCTCAACAATCCTTCCAGGTTTCGCCCGATGTCCGGAAATGCCCCTGGATCCGTGTCGGCATTCCTGTATAAATTGCGGATGAACAGCAGCTGGTTCAAGGATGATGGAATGAACTTGCAGAGCGCAACAGACATCAAGTTCTCCCTCCAAGCCCGGATTCCCTTATCATGGATTTCGCTTCATTTACTATACCTCAACTCTCCAATCCTCGACGGAAACCGCTTGCACATGAATCTCTTGGGTGCAGTCAGGGAAAGCCCTCGAAATCGCTGCTATGGCACCAACAGAAAAAAGGCGGGAAGCCCGCCTTGTCCGGTTCGAATCAGCTCAGATAAAAGACTTCGCGCAGCGGCCGGATCGGCTCCGCCCGGCTGAAGTCGAACGAGCCCTCGACCATGCCGGAGGTGATGGCGTTCCAGCGCCGGCAAGCCTCGCTCTCGTCGATGACGGCGAATGCCGCCTCGACATCGTCGCATTCGAAGCAATAAAAGAACTGGCGGCCGTTCTGGAAGATGGAATAATTGCGGATGCCCGCCCTGGAATGCTCGGACATGATTTCCGGCCAGGGATCCAGATGCATCCTCACATACTCCTCGAGGCATTCCTCCTTCACGGTCCAGGTCCAGGCGAATTTACGGCTTGGCATGATGCTTCGTCTCCTCTCGTATCGACCGGAGCGTTCGCTCTCTGTAGGCGGAGGGCGTCATTCCGGTCTTCTGCTTGAACAGGCGGCTGAAATACTTGACATCCTGATAGCCGACCTTGCCGCTCAGATCCTGCAGCCTGAGCTCCGGATCGCCGAGCAGCTCCCTGGCTTTCTCCATACGCTGCGTCGTCAGGTAATCCAGAATCGTTTCTCCGGTCTGCAGCTTGAAGTATTCGCTGAGATAGGTCGGATTCAAATAGACATGATCGGCTATTTTCTTGATCGTGACCTCCTCGGCCAGATGCTCCCGTATCCACTGCTTGGCCAGCTCGACGGGCTTGCTGCTGCCGCTCCGGCGGGCAGAGCGGATCTCGTCCAGCACCCTCTCGGTCAATGAAACGACGCCGGCCTTTAGCTCCTGCAGGCTGTTCGCCCGCTTGACCTTCCGGATCTCGTCTTCGATCGAAATCCCCTCGCCTATGCCGAGCTTGGTTTCCAGCCAAGCGGTATGGAGCAGGATGACGGCATTCATGACCGACGCCTGAAGATGGGCGGGCGACGGAATCTTCTCGAGCAGCCCGAACAGGGAACGCACCGCCTCCAGCGCTTCCTTGCCGCTGCACTGGTCCACGTAGCGCTTCAGCTTCTGCGTGAGCGCCATCACCTCCTTCTCCTGCGGCCCGGATAACGGCTCGCCGAGCGGAGGAGCACAGTGGAAGACTTGGTTGCCTCCATGCAGGAAACGGAAATTCACGAGAGCCATCGCTTGGCGCCTCGCCTCCGGCAGCAGATGCAGATCCTCGATTCGGTCGCCGTATGCGATCGTCGCCGTGAATGGCGTGAACGTCTGGATCGAGACGCGGATCTGCTCCGCCACACCTTCAACGGTCCGCCGGATCTCCTCTTCATGGGGAGGGAAATGAAGCAGCACCCAGAAGTCGGATTCGGCGCCGAGAAAGCTCCAGCCCATTCGCCCGGAGCCGAGCATCTCGCTTTCCACCGTTTCGGCCACGATGTTTTCCAGAGCGTAGTAATACGCTTTCCAGTCTCTGGACGTGTACGCACGCGTCTTCACCGGCATCGCATCCAGCCGGACAAGCAGAAGGAGATAGCTTCCCTTCGGAAACTCGTCCACCCCATATCCGAGCGCGGTGCTGTCGATATTGGCGGAAGCGATATAACTCAGCGTCTGGACCTGCCGGCTCTTCTTCAACTTTTCCGCCTCCCGCTCCGTCTCCGCCTGCTTGTGCAGCTTGAAGCGGTCATTGCGGATCGTATCTCCGAGCTGAGTCATGCTGCTGCGGAATTGGTCGCGGTCGACAGGCTTCAGGATATAGTCCAGCGCCCCTTCCCGCAAAGCGGCCTGCACATAGACGAAATCGTCGAAGCCGCTGATCAGCAGCGTGCGGCAGGAATAGGACTTGCCCAGCTCCCGGATCAGCTCCAGCCCGTCCATTTCGGGCATCTTCACATCCGTAATGACGAGATCGACGGCACCGTTCAGCCCGTCGATGAGGCTCAGCGCCTCCTTCCCGTCTCCGGCGGTGCCGACGACCTCCCATCCTTCTCCGAGAGCAAGGACGAGACGCTGGATTCCCCGCCGGATGCGGGGCTCGTCATCCACGATCATCGTTCGGATCGGCATGCTCATGATGAGGATTCCTCCTTTTGCGCGGCGCCGCCCGATAGCGGCGGGCTCAGCTCGACCGGTATGCGGACGATGATTTCGGTGCCCAGTCCCTCGATGCTGTGCAGCTGCAGTCCGTACTCCTCGCCATGCAGCATGGCGATCCGCGAGTTGACGTTGCTGAGTCCGAACTGGGAGCCTTTGGGCTGGATCGAGCGGTCCTGAAGCGACTGCTCCAGCGCGGTCAGCCGTTCGGCCGGAATGCCCGGACCGTTGTCGCGGAGCCGGAAGACGATATCCTCCTTGCCGGAGCGGGCGCCGAATTCCTGGCTGATCGTCAGCTGGATGTCCAGCTGGCGCTTCTTCTCCAGGCCGTGCTTGATCGCGTTCTCCACGAGCGGCTGCAGGATGAACTTGGGCGCGTACAGCTGCTGCTCGGTCCATTCCCGCAAATGGACGGCGATCTCGTAGGAGAGCCTGCCCTCGAAGCGGAACTTCTGGATCGCCAGGTAGTCGCGCACATGCTGCAGCTCTTCGGCGATCAGCACCGACTTGGAGGAGTTGCTCACCGAGAAGCGGAGCATCCGGCCGAGCAGCGTCACCATGTCCACGACCGCTTCCTTCTCCCCGTCCTCCACGGCCATGCCGATCGTCTCCAGCGTGTTGTACATGAAATGCGGATTGATCTGGGATTGAAGAGCGTACAGCTCCGCCTCCTTCTGGCGGATCTCGATCTGGTAGTTTTTCTGGATCAAGTCCCGTATCGTCTCGATCATCGAGTTGAGGCTCCGCGCCAGCGACCCGATCTCGTCGGGGCTCTGCAGGGAATAATCCACCTCGAAATGCCCCATCTCGACGTTCTTCATCAATCCGCCGAGCTTCTTGAGCGGGCGGATGAACCGCCAGGACAGATAGGCCGATACGGCGGAGGTGACGACGATGATTCCGAAAAAGACAGCCAGCGTCGCATCGCGCACCTTGTCGACGCCGGCCAGCAGCCGGCGGACAGGGACGCTGTGGGCCAGCGTCAGGCCGAGCGGGGATTCGTTGACGCTGATCAGCTCTCCCCCGCCCCCGCGGGTGCGGAAGCTGCCGCTGCCGACCGGATAATGACT encodes:
- a CDS encoding cation diffusion facilitator family transporter, whose protein sequence is MTTDSTKTGFWQLVKKGNTSSATAAIGNTGLAIVKGIAAATTGSGAMFASTMHSIADAINQGFVFAGSVLAEKKPTKRFPTGFGRVINLFCMIAVLVVTVMAYETIREGFHLLAHPVHSSGFWLNLIVLLLSLAVDGFVLVKAMKEIMHEARVEAKGTGIVAAAFRNVGRAAPPTRLVFYEDLVATTGALLALIAVIVTSLTSFELLDGISTILIGFLMIGVAFRVGYDNMVGLIGVAAPRDVEDKVARIILAHPQVRDIFQMRILQEGRYYHIDGTLELEPGLTLANADDIIFKVRDSLLGDPDIADVALGIIEDQGVPNWKFETQE
- a CDS encoding NUDIX hydrolase; translation: MEVNFCSACGDAMETRDIDGTPRRACVSCSFVHWGHYSVGVGALVERGGKLLLVRRAQEPGRGYWTNPGGYAEQLEQLHETVQREVLEEAGIQAVATGIAALRDQPRQIHNVYVAFSMDYVGGEPVPDGVEVDAAGFFSLEEMESMHVAPFTRWLVDVALNGRSDGLSYDSDPLVPLAGYGLFRIRPQA
- a CDS encoding protein adenylyltransferase SelO, which produces MKETDSKTSFGWNFDNSYARLPELFFTRLDPKPVSSPSLIVLNERLAAAMGLDPEALRSGQGADYLSGNAVPEGAEPLAQAYAGHQFGHFNRLGDGRAILLGEQITPEGHRIDIQLKGSGPTPYSRRGDGRAALGPMLREHIISEAMHGLGIPTTRSLAVTATGDEVYRESVLPGAVLTRTAASHLRVGTFQFAAQWGTMDDLERLSDYALRRHYAGLYRPDDAGRHLVLLREVIFRQASLIAKWMLAGFIHGVMNTDNMAISGETIDYGPCAFMDAFDPATVFSSIDSQGRYAYGSQPQIAAWNLARLAESLLPLLHDDEEEAVRLAEHELRRFAESYGRHWLDGMRAKLGLFHEEPEDQELVDELLRLMKEHRADYTNTFRFLATGKRMPDDILCDSQAFSAWMAKRQARLDRQPQTAEQSAVLMRASNPAVIPRNHRVEEALAAAEQGDPSVMEKLLAALENPYGHRPGQDEFAVSSGQSAGSYRTFCGT
- the rhaS gene encoding rhamnose ABC transporter substrate-binding protein, which gives rise to MKKIVATLVSAILIVGLLAACSSNGNGANAGQEGTSGGAAGDKQKYAIIFKNTGNPYGEKEMEGYKEAIQELGHEVILKAPDQPTAEAQIAMIDELISQKVSSIAIAANDPDALQPALEKAMNAGIKVVSLDSAVNAESRQLHVNQADPERIGRTLVQGIVDMIGGSGEIAILSATSQATNQNAWIEWMKKELEDPKYKDVKLVKVAYGDDLRDKSVSETEALLKSYPNLKGIIAPTTVGVAAAGKVLTDKGLKGKVQLTGLGLPSEMAEYIESGICQWMYLWNPIDVGYLAGFASEGLVSGKITGKVGDKIAAGKLGEKEVIQDGDGTQIMLGDPFKFDAGNIAEWKAVY
- a CDS encoding methyl-accepting chemotaxis protein, which encodes MKKYRFLPKRSLIRTSVLLLAVLFLGVMSLTAAFAYQSQKNEFHNQLRELGKAMKGQVQLHAVEIAEASAVLDRKEAPAAEAFKMLKAQLVAMSAEDLVISNAYLMLPEVREDGGKRALVNLQGNMDTEAMQPGSVYEMSAVFEDAFNKAMKEGFALTVPYADSEGEWVSYLSPIKDAQGKTLALFGVDFHYDDVKSSLSRMLWKDILAGGGFTVVALLLIIYFVYRTLKPLRQLAEVAKLAAEGDLTQEIPVNSENEIGQAAAAFNRMIASLRELTGNIQLAARSVSSSSNRLQDSSRQAVEATNEIAASTGQAAAGSEQQFQSTRECQTAMTEMAIGIQRIAESTSIVSELAAETSEKAADGEGDMERVVGQMRKIEIDLNDTAAIIRELEEHGGRIGEIMAMISDIASQTNLLALNASIESARAGEHGKGFAVVAQEIRKLAERSVSSSKQITEILSAIGNGTSGAAASLERSAHEARYGTEIAQQTGLAFSSIVKSIQEVNSQVQEVSASSEQMSAGTEEIAASLDELERIAVTAAKLAGSIATAAEQQSAAMGQVAGSSEQLQQMAENLTGIVSKFKI